Proteins encoded by one window of Sphingosinicella sp. BN140058:
- a CDS encoding GcrA family cell cycle regulator — protein sequence MSWTDERIERLKELWTQGNTASQIADELGGVSRNAVIGKAHRLGLQSRPSPVKANEPAAAAQPAREPEAQPDAAPAQAAAPATPPPAAAAAPAPWDDEPRAAPAPRAQPAQPAAPAAPASAPAADAAPQPIIRSIGPGGFLRQTPGEQQSPIPPAPPRRLVPAKPSPDIADKTSLLDLNEKVCKWPVGHPGEPDFHFCGAPSNPGFPYCVQHCGVAYQAQLPRRDRRPPPPLPFGGPRIR from the coding sequence ATGTCCTGGACCGACGAACGGATCGAGCGGCTGAAGGAGCTCTGGACTCAGGGCAATACGGCGAGCCAGATCGCCGACGAGCTTGGCGGCGTTTCGCGCAATGCGGTGATCGGCAAGGCCCACCGCCTCGGCCTGCAATCGCGTCCCTCGCCCGTGAAGGCGAACGAGCCTGCCGCCGCCGCCCAGCCGGCCCGGGAGCCCGAAGCGCAACCGGATGCCGCACCGGCCCAGGCTGCCGCGCCGGCGACGCCGCCCCCGGCGGCCGCTGCCGCGCCTGCCCCCTGGGATGACGAGCCGCGCGCTGCGCCGGCCCCGCGCGCGCAGCCGGCCCAGCCTGCAGCGCCGGCGGCACCGGCCTCGGCGCCGGCCGCCGATGCCGCACCGCAGCCGATCATCCGCTCGATCGGGCCGGGCGGCTTCCTCCGTCAGACGCCGGGCGAACAGCAGTCACCCATCCCGCCCGCCCCGCCGCGCCGGTTGGTGCCGGCCAAGCCGAGCCCGGATATCGCCGACAAGACCAGCCTGCTCGATCTCAACGAGAAGGTCTGCAAGTGGCCGGTCGGCCATCCCGGCGAGCCGGACTTCCACTTCTGCGGCGCGCCGTCCAACCCCGGCTTTCCCTATTGCGTGCAGCATTGCGGAGTCGCCTATCAGGCGCAGCTGCCGCGACGCGATCGCCGCCCCCCGCCGCCATTGCCGTTCGGCGGTCCGCGAATCCGCTGA